In Pan troglodytes isolate AG18354 chromosome 20, NHGRI_mPanTro3-v2.0_pri, whole genome shotgun sequence, the genomic window CTGGGGCACCCCAGGGAGACAGACCTGCCACCTCAGCAATGGCTTCCAGGTGGGAATGGGGGTCTTTTAGTCCAGACTTTTCCAGAGATGCTGGAAACACAGCTTGTCCTGCTGTTTAAATGTTCGCAATTATTAATTTTTGCAATGCTTTGTAAAAACTAAAGGTACAATAGTTGGGTTCCACCCTGGGACCGCCAGTTTGCAATCCTTCTCTTAGGGACTGAGTCAGGCTGGAGGGGGGCGGGCTGCAGGGCTCCCACTTGAACCAGAAGTCCCTGTCCCAGATGTCTAGCTCCAAATGTGTTCCCTGCCCTTTCCTGCTTCCCTGTAGTTCCTGCCCGCACCCAGGACCCCCAGCCATCTGCCCAagacctccccacccccaccacgccGCCCCCACTCCCCACATGATGGGGAAGCTGGCCAAGACATTCATTCCTCCACACCCCCTGCCCCCATCAGCAGCTCCACCCTCAGCACCCCCACCTCAGCTCCTGCAAGGCCTCCGTGGATGGGGGGTGGCGGTGGAGAACGCCTttcttttataattgttttaaacctacttttatttttatttttgtagagacaagatctctctatgttgcccaggctggtcttgaactcctggactcaaaggatcctccagcctcggccccccagagtgctgggattacaggcgtgagccatggtgcccagcctggtAATTAACAGATACTTCGTGACCACCCACTATGCACCAGGCCCTGTTCTATAATTCAGATGAAAATCCCTGAGAGGAGCTGACGTGCTAGCAGGGGAGGCAGAtagcaccacacacacacacacaaaaagcaaacAGAAGTCAAAAGGTCATAGAGAGGTCAGGGGGTAGGTGCAATGGTGGTCGGGGAAGGCCACTTGAACCTCATGGCTTTGAGCTGTCCAGATGCGGGAGAAAAGAGAGCCAGGCAAGGGAATAGGCATTGCAAGGGCTCTTGGCCAGAAACATGCCTGGAGTGATCCAGGAACGGCAAGGAGGCCCAGGTGGCCAGAGCAGAGTGAGTGACAACAGGGGTTAGGGGGAACCCTGAACCTCCCCTGAGTTTGCCTAGTCTGTAAGATGGGGGGCTCCAACCGGTGGCCCCAGGGCCTTATCCAACCACTGGATATTTTTCATTCTGTCTACAAAGTGTTAAGAAAACGAAGttaccaacatttaaaaatcagggccgggtgcagtggcttgcacctgtaatccctgcgcttcgggaagccaaggtgggaggatcacttgagacccagagttcaagaccaggttgggcaacatagcgagacccccgtctctaaaaaaattaaaaaattagccaggtgtggtgacgtgcatttgtagtcccagctacaggggaggctgaggtgggagaatcacttaagcccaggagttggaggctgcagtgagccatgattggaccactacactccagcttgggcaacagagcaagaactcaccttttaaaaaaaaaatcaggaaggccgggctcggtggctcatgcctgtaatcccagcattttgggaggctgaggcaggcggatcacttgaggtcaggagttggaaaccagcctggccagcacggtgaaaccccgtctgtactaaatatacaaaaattagccgggtgtggtggcacacacctgtaatcccacctactcgggaggctgaggcacgagaattgcttgaaactggaaggcggaggttgcagtgagctgagatcgtgccactgcacttcagcctgggtgacaagagcaaaattccatctcaaaaaaaaaaaaaaaaaaaccaggagatTTCATCATAAAAATCTCCATTTCTAGCTTCTGTGGGTGAGTGATGACGTCAGAGCAGCACAGAGGCAGGTGTCAGGGAGCCTGTGGACTCTTGGCCACTGTGTCACCTCACATGGCTCCTGGAAGCCAGGCGGACAGTGATATGTCCACAGCCACACCATCCCCATGGTGTGGGCCAGTGCCCACTCTTCTCCCACAGGTGCTGAGACCACAGCGCTGTTCCACAAAGCCCCAGGAAGCCACATTACCCTGTCCACCGGCCTCTCTAGCCCCATCTTGTCCAGGAAGTGGGACCTTGGCGTATCGCTGTGACCACACCTCCCAGCCGGTCAGCCTGGCCGCTCAGGCTCTACCTGCAAAGGCAAGGCCCCACCCAACCAGCACCCCTCTCATGGCTGGGGGTGCCTCCAGGCTGCCCTCTCTAGGGCCAGGAGCCTGCAGAAACGCTCCCAGCCTTAAATAAAGAGCAACGAAATTATTGAAACAAGATCAATAAAAGTTTGAATCAGGGATGGTATAACATGTTCTGGCTTTGATTCTGTGCTTTAATTCAGCGTTCCTGAAAAACTTACGATGTCAGAAACTATCTGTAGGTttggtttttttcattttgcaagaATTCCCAGGATGCGGAGAAATCACAGCCACTCACAGCCTTAACAGGTTCTTTGGGCCCAAATGATTCCAAAAGCAAAACGAGAGAaactttttcaaatatgtttattatgtatattatatacaatatattaataaaacatattacCTACGGGCATTTAAAACATAACTGAAGTCAGATTGGCCCGGAAGACTCACTCCAAAGGAGACCTAATCCCCAATAGGGTGCAAGTGACTGCACAAACTCTACTCCTCACAGCCCTTCCTAAGGATCTCAGTGTGCTCATCACACTGGGGTCTCAGAGTCCTTCTGACCATAAACccaagccccagccccagcccaacACACACTTGGAAGCAGCATGTTCACGTCCAGCCTAGGAAGAATTTATGGTTGACCTGGATTGGGTAAAAACCGTAAACGTCTGTACCTCAGAATGTAAGATCATGGTGTTTAAAACTACAGAACATTCAGAGGTTGTCAGAAGGCTCTAATTGCTGGTCCCCCAGGTTGAAACCAGCCCTTAGGTTGAAAATTTGacctgcaaatttttttttaaatctgaaccaaattttttaaattaaacctctttaagGTAGTACATTTTCAAGAtgcaaaattcaaaaaatatgaGGGCACGTGATGATGAGTGAGTCTCACTTCCACCccatcctccagcctcccagTTTCCCTCTCCAGAAGCCATGGGTATGGATGCCAatctccaaaaatattttattcattacaagtatatacatatgcattatTTTACCGCTCACAAATGGTAGCACACTGCACGGTTTCCCaacaccttgtttttttttttttcccttagcaaGCTGTCTGGGAAATACTTCTGTATCTAACCACGGACAGGGGTGCCTCCAAGATTTTTAGACAACAGTTCTCCAGTTCACCCCGTTCCGCTGAAGGGCAGAGCACCCCCCGCCCTTCCCAGCCACCCTGTACACGACCCTGCTTGCTCTCGGATGCCTGCAGTTCCCAGGCTTCCCAGCAGAGGGAGACACCATTCCACTCCCAAGACCACCAAGGGGTCGTCCCAGACACAAGCTTCAAGGGTCTAGGGAAGAGACGCTATCCGCCCAGAAACAAAGACCCCCTTAGCTATACTGAGTTGGCCTCCGGGCCTCCCCTTCCTGTTTCTATCTCCTCCTGGACCTGTTGCTTAGAGCCCTACCCCGAGGTCCGCCTGCCCGGCTTCCTTATGGGAACTGGCCCCGCCTTAACAGTGGTAGGAGGGAGCCTTATCCTTGTCTAGGGCCTGGGCTTGACAACTTGCCCCAGGGAACCACATAGAGAAAGGGTGTAGCGCTGGGCGAAcattcccctcccccatccctcagCGATGACAAGTGGGGGGTCCTTCTCTCTGCCCCCAGCAGGCCAGTTTCCGGAAGAGCCTTGACCCAAACCCCCTTTTCCTGTCCTGTGCTCCACACTCCCAGCAGCTGCTTCTCCCTGGCCAGGCCCTGCAGccctcctccccgcccccacgGTGGTGTTGGGGTCGCCTGGAGTCCAGCTGGTGTCCAGGGCAGAGCTACCCCTTTCCTGGCCCTACCCCTCCCCGTGACCCCAATCCTCCGCCAACCGCTCAAAGGATCCTTGTTCTCCATCCAGCCCCCAGACAAAAGTCCCTCTGTCTAAGAAGGCGGAATTGAGGGGAGGGGGCACCCCCAACTGGGACCATGGGGGAGCCTGCACAGACCCCATCCGGAAGGAATgcctggaggaggagcaggagacaggggaggaaagggggagggaggctTGTACAGTGCAGGGGGCCTTATGTGGACTAGGAGGCAGCCGCCCCCACCAGCGCCCACTCTGTAGACCCAGGCGTCTGGCTCCCAGCACCCACGGAAAGAGCCTGGCTAGGAAACTGCAGCCTGGTGCCTGGGAGACAGTTCTCATTCTCCCCAGGGCAGGGAGCAGGTTATGACCAGGACTAAGGTCCCAGAGTCCCCACTCTGACCCCTCCCTGCTGTTCCAGCCACTCCCTCATATCCACCCCTGCCCCATCTCCTGACTTTGGTCAGGCTAGCATCTTCTGCTGATCCTGAAATTGTACCAGCAGCAAGATGTGGCCTGGAAGGGGACTTTAAGTTCCCCACAACTGCCAGCAATCCTTCCACCAGGCAAAACACATCATCTAAGGAAAAGAAGTGAGGTCGGAACACCAACGCGTCATCTCACTGCATGGCCCTGGAGGCTCTGCCGTTTAAAGACCCCAGAACCTTCCCCATTCAAGGTCCTCTCCTGGGCACAGGAGATTGGAGAAAGCTCCTCCCTTAATTCCAGGGACCGAGTTCCAGCCCATCCAATTCTCCGTCTCACCTGAGGCTGTTGTGGCCCTGGTGACCCCAGGGAGCAACCTGCCgcccatggctggggagggggtGAAGCTGTCTCTTTAAGAGCAGGAATGGAGCCCCTGGGCCTTAGGGCATCTGACTTGTTTTCTACCTGCCCAGGTTTGCTTAGGGCGTGGCAGCTTCGGATAAAGGCAGGACTCCGCCTGGCAGCCCGATTTCTCCCGGAACCTCTGCTCAGCCTGGTGAACCACACAGGTGAGCagctggggccccttcctccaagCCCTCCTTGTCTCTGCCCCTAAATTAGGAGGTATCTACCTGCCCCCTGACCCTGCCCCATAGAAGCTTTTATGTTAAAGCGCCTAAAATCTTGTGAAATGCTTTTCTGGAGCCAGGAGATAAGAGAAAGTCCCTTCCCCTAATGTCCCTTTCCCAACCATTCTCCTCTCAGGGACTTGTTGAACCAGCTGAGGTGAGGGCAGGACTGATAAGTGTGGTTGGGGTGTCTGAAAGACTAGTGTCTGCATGGATTAGGGATATCTGGGTTGGGGATATCTGGGTGGAGGAGAGGGGGTGCCTGGGTAGGTAGGGGTATCTAAGTGGACCAGGGGTGCGTAGATGGACTGGGGACATCTGGGTGGATGAGGAATGCTGGGTGGACTCGGGGTGTCCAGACATTGAGGGATCTGGATTCTGGAGACCTCCAGGAAAAAAGGATGGAGCTGCTGGGGGAAGCTTTAAATGGGGAGTTGCTTGGGAGATTTCAGGAGCACACAGCGGGCAGGATCTTTCTACCCACCCCTGAACATGAGACCATTCTCCCATGGTATGGAGGAATAGAGGGGATAGCAGAGGGCAGGTGGGGGAAACAGTCCTCAGGCCGGCCTTGGGACCTCATGGCCAGGAAGGATGAGAGCAGGTAGACAGAGCATCAGCTGCAGGGCTGCCTTCCTCTCTAACCTGCTCACCAACCACATCAGTTCTGGAGCAGCCCATAGCCTCTTCAGACAACAGCCTGAATGGGGAATGTGAGGGCAGACCCAGCTcccggctccctgcagcctccggaAGCATGGGACTGGACGTTGTTTTGCAGAGGCTGGGGCGAGGAGGATACCATCTGTCAGTCTTGGCTGGATGACATCATGGGAAGGGGGTAGAGTGGGGCCTTGCAGGCCAGAGGTGGCTTGGAGGAGCCCCTGGAAAGAGGCTTAAGGGGTGAGACTCAACAGCCATGGCGACAGAGCATAGGGCTTTAAGATGAATTTGCAGGGGTTACAGGATTACAACTGCAATGTGGGCTAATAATAGTGCCCCCTGCATTAAGCTGCAGAGATTGAGCGAGTAAGTGGGAAGCTGAGAAAATGCCCCCATGGGGTAGACACTCAATAAGCATCTGCTGTTATTACCAGGACTCGTATGGTCATGGGTGACAGCTTCAGACCACAGGCAGTCCACTTACAACCTGTGCCCCTATCCACCATGCCATCCTGCCCACCCACCCACGCcagctcccccaacccccaacactTTTGGGGATCCTAAACACTTCCTGGGCCTCAGTAATGCTCCCCAAAGCCTCAGGCTTTCttcccgcaaaaaaaaaaaaaaaaaaaaaaggaaaacaaatggatGCTCCAACTAAAATTGTGAGTTCAGCATGTGGAATTAACTGGGAAGCTGAGAGGATTCCCAGGCCCTGGGGTGCGCAGGCAGAGGGAGGAGTCTGTGCCAACCTGCAGGGACCACCCGCACCGTTGGTCGCGGGCACCACCCTCTCTCAGCATTTTTGCTGTTCGTGAAATGAGGACATAGTGGATGACGTTGGGGATTGCTGGGGGGTTAAGTGAGTGAGAACACGGCAAGGTCAGTGTGCACTCCAGGGCAAGGTGGAGGAAGTGCCAGCTCTCGCTATCAAAATTAtaactaggccgggcgtggtggctcacacctgtaatcccagcactgagggaggctggggtgggtggatcacctgaggtcaggagttggagaccagcctggccaacacagtgaaacactgtctctaccaaaaatgcaaaaattagccgagactggtggcacacgcctgtagtctcagctactcaggaggctgaggcaggagaatcacttgaacccaggaggcagaggttgcagtgagctgagattacgccattgcactccagcctgggcgacagagtgaaactccgcctcaaaaaaaaaaaaaaaaagaaaaacaattatgaTAACTATGCACTCAGCATTTGGGCAGGGACAGGGCAGGGGAGGGCATGCTCGGAGGCCAGGGCTTGGTGCAGCCTTGCAGGCTGGTGAGAGGGCAGGACTGATGCCAGgtcaggaaggagagagaaacgaGTTCCTTATGCTGAGCAGGTCTACCTGGGAAAGAGAAAGTGTTTGCTGTCACCAGGAACTCTGCTGGGCCTAGGGTAGGgtcaggggctgggctggggaccCCGGCtaggcagggccagggctgggacTGGGAAGGGCATGGGTGTGGGATGAGGGGCAGGAGGTTCGGGGGAACAGAGATGGAGCTAGGGCTGCAGCCAGGAGGTAGAGTCCCCCTCTACCCCCAGTTCCAGCCTCAAGTCAATTCCTCCACACACCGCCCCACCCCAAGCAGCTTGAAGAACCTGCTCAGTCCTCAGCCTGAAGTCTGCAATGTCCTGGCAGGGCCGGGCAGGCTCTGAGCGGTCTACGGAGACACTCCTGGGAAGCGGGCCTCCTGCCGCCTGGCTCCCAATGTCCCGCTTCCCCAAACACCCCAAGGCCCTGACAGTCTCTAGTTAGGAGCAGCTGCTGGGGAGCCAGGCCTGGCTTAAATCCTACTTCCTGGCTAGAGCACCTAGTttcacctctcagagcctcagtctccccatctgtcCAGTGAGGACAACGGCGGGCAGTGGCGCCCTCGTTTGGTTGCGGGGCGATTCCCAGAAAGCCTGAAGTCCATGTCCAGTGAGTTATTATGGCTCCTCCCGCCTCAGGCCCGAGTTTCACCCAGTCCCCACTCCACGGTGCAGCTGCGGCTTATCTCGCAGCCCAGCGAGATGCCAGCCTTCCTGCCCCGGGTGAGCTGCGCACCCTgcctggggagcaggggaggaggGTTGGGGAGCCACAGGCACAGGGCCAGCCTCCCGGTGGCTCTGCTAAGGCCGGACCTCCCGCCACCCCTCTAGGCCAGCGCTCTGACATGCAGAAGGTGACCCTGGGCCTGCTTGTGTTCCTGGCAGGTGAGTACCCATCCCCCGTCTGCCTTTTCCTCTGGATCCCCTGGATGCGGGGATCcaggctctgtctctctcttgtgCTTTTCTACCTCCCCGGGAAGGTGGTAAATGTTAGAACAGCATCACCCTGAGGGTAAGAAAAGTCAAACTAGTGATAACCAGGGATACACGAGAAGAGCTGGCTCACACAGCTGGAAAGTCACCGTCTTCCCCATTCTCTcgatctcttcttttttttggcttttgtttttgtttttgttttttgttttttgtttttgaaagggagtctctgttgctcaggctggagtgcaatggcgcaatcacagttcactacagccttgaactcctggggtcaagcgatcctacTCTCTTAGCCTCCTACACAGCTAGAATtccaggcacacgccaccatgcccagtgcatttttaaattttttgcagagacgaggtctcactgtgttgcccaagctggtctcaaactcctggctgagtttgatcctcccacctcagccttccaaagtgctgggattacaggcatgagccacactgcACTGGCCTTGATTGACTATTAAACAGAAATAACGGAAGCTAGAGAAGATGATGAAATGACACCTTCAAAGCACTGAAAGAAGATAACTGCCCGGCCAGTTCTCTAAAAACTTCAAGTAGAAGGCTCGGCTCAGTGCGACTGCATCTTTAACTTCCAAACACTTTtcccttttgtcttttcttttttttttttttcggagacagagtctcgctctgttgcccaggctggagtgcagtggcatgatctcggctcactgcaacctccacctcccaggttcaagcgattctccggcctcagcctcccaagtagctggcattacaggcgtgtgctgccatgcctggctaacttttgtatttttagaagagacaaggtttcaccatattggccaggctggtctcgaactcctgacctcaagtgatcctcctgcctcggccttccaaagtgttgggattacaggcctaagccactgtgcccagccccctttttactttttcactgcagccttgacctcccaggctcaagagatccttccacgtCAGCCtaccaaagctctgggattacagacacagtTTTTATCCATTACATAGGGCAAGACCAGTATTCCCTGCAGGGTAGTGAtctaaaattacattttcaataAAGTCTATTTAAGTGTATAATACTGAGTCATTTTCAATGATGTGCAAACACCAGACCAGGTGGGTGTGGACATGGTGGAAGCGGGAGGATGGGCTTTGAGCATGAACGGACTTGGGGAAACAGGAATCTGGGAACTGAAACCATCTGTCGTCTTGACCAGAAAAGTCCCCCGCTGCTGCAGGAGGCATGGATTAACCACGTGTCTGGAAACATGAGACCAAACAGTGGCTAAAAACCTCCTAGATTAGAACCCATTTCAGGTGGCAGAATGCTGGCGTGACTCGGAGGTGTGGGGCTGAGTGGGCGAGTCCACATTTCCACGTTGGGATATGAGGGGATGAGGTGGCTGCTCAGTGACAGGACCCCTGTCCCGCAGGAGACCCTTTCCCAAGGCCCCTGAAACTCCCCGGGCCCTGCCCAAGGGCTTGGCTGAGGCCGGCATCACcatctcccctccttcccctcttctcccACCAGGCTTGCCTGTCCTGGACGCCAATGACCTAGAAGGTGAGTCAGACTGGACTCTTTCACCCGTCACACCCCCAAATTCTCCCCTGGGTGGGGAAGGCCTGCATCCTGGCTGTAATCCTGGATTcatgatcttttttctttccttgcagATAAAAACAGTCCTTTCTACTATGGTGAGAGCCCGtgcccccactcccctccccacaaCCCCACATACTGCTTGGTGCCAAGGGTTCCCATACAGGGTTGGGGCCTGACGTGAGCGTCACAGGACAAAGATACGAAGGGACTAGGATGGGGTTACTGAACATGCCACACAGTGGATTAAAGGAACTAGAGGCAGCAACCTGGCCTTTGGGAAGGTTCTATTCCAGCAAGATAGACACACGCAGGAGGTGAGGACAGTTTGCAAGAAGCCATTGGTTGGTTCAGATCAACTGCTGGGAGAAGTGTTGACTTGAGAAAACTTTCTGGAGGTGGTGAGCTATTCGATCAAAACCCTCATCTGGCCTCCAGGTTCCAACGACCTGCTCCCTACTCCCCGCTCTGCCCTCACCTCTCCACGCTCCTCACTCCTTCTGCTCCAAGCCTCTCAGACACAGCAGACATACTGCCAGCCTCAGACCTCTGCACCTGCgggttcctctgcctggaacacttccTTCCATAGAACCACAtggctccctcccttccctctgctcAAATGCAGCCCCctgagaggccttccctgacaaCTCCCTCTAAAAGAGCTGccctctgactttttttttgttttagagacagcatctcacactgttgcccagctggagtgctgtggtgtaatcatagctcaccgcagcctcaaactcctggtctcaagcgatcctcctgcctcaacctcctgaatagctgggactgcaggcatacaccaccatgcctggctaatttttgtatactttgtagagatgggttctcactatgttgctcaggctggtctagaactcctgaactcctgaagtcccaaagcactgggattatattaggttggttcaaaagtaattgtggtttttgcaactgcttttaatggcaaaaatgcattttttttttgaggcagaattttgctctttcacccagagtgtgactggctggagtgcagtggtgcaatcttggctcactgcaacctgtgcctcccaggttcaaatgattctccagcctcagcctgctgagtagctgggattacaggcgcctgccaccatgcctggctaatttttgtatttttagtaaagacggggtttcaccatgttggccaggctggtctggaactcctgacctcaggtgatccgcccacctcggcctcccaaagtgctgggatatcaggcgtgagccaccatgtctagccAAAAACGCAATCACTTTTGCTCCAACCTAATAGGTgtcagccactatgcccagcccgcCCTCTGACTTTCCATCTCCCACCccacttatttttcttcaaacCACTTATCTCTGCCTGACCCTGCACGACAGATCGTGTTTGCTGGTGTGTGAACCAGAATGTGAGCACCtgggattttgtctgttttcttatgGCGGTGTCCCCAGCACCCTGTGCATCCTAGGTGCTCCATATATATTTGTCAAGAGAATGGGGGGACAGATGGAGAGGACACAGGCTGGCACTGAGGTCCCCTCCACTTTCCTCCTAGACTGGCACAGCCTCCAGGTTGGCGGGCTCATCTGCGCTGGGGTTCTGTGCGCCATGGGCATCATCATCGTCATGAGTGAGTGGAGGAGCTCGGGGGAGCAGGCGGGCCGGGGCTGGGGCTCCCCTCCCCTGACCACTCAGCTCTCCCCAACAGGTGCAAAATGCAAATGCAAGTTTGGCCAGAAGTCCGGGTAAGATACTGTGCCGGCATGCCCGCCTCAGGCTGACTGGACGCTTTTCAGGGTGAAAGGGCTAACTCTCCCAGCAGGAGAGGCCTCGGGGCTCTGCCCTTTAGAGTTCCTGCCGCTAAGATTTCTAGGTTTATTGTTTCTAGCTGGTAATCCCCAGGGGGCCCCAAATCCTGAAATGCTTTGGCCCCTGGGATTGCACAACCCCCCAAATGGAAAGGCAGCCAGGAAGACATGTCTGGGCAGGCTAAGAACCCTCTATCCGGAGGGAGAGGGCAAATGGGGGCGGACACCAATCTCACCACTTTTGTCTCCTTAGTCACCATCCAGGGGAGACTCCACCTCTCATCACCCCAGGTAAGATGGGGCAGCATGGGGCTCAGGGGAACACggaagtggtgtgtgtgtgtgtgtgtgtgtgtgtgtgtgtgtgtgtgtgtatgcacactgGAAAGAAAAGAACTCAATC contains:
- the FXYD3 gene encoding FXYD domain-containing ion transport regulator 3 isoform X1; the encoded protein is MQKVTLGLLVFLAGLPVLDANDLEDKNSPFYYDWHSLQVGGLICAGVLCAMGIIIVMSEWRSSGEQAGRGWGSPPLTTQLSPTGAKCKCKFGQKSGHHPGETPPLITPGSAQS
- the FXYD3 gene encoding FXYD domain-containing ion transport regulator 3 isoform X2 produces the protein MQKVTLGLLVFLAGLPVLDANDLEDKNSPFYYDWHSLQVGGLICAGVLCAMGIIIVMSAKCKCKFGQKSGHHPGETPPLITPGSAQS